A region from the Inhella inkyongensis genome encodes:
- a CDS encoding transporter substrate-binding domain-containing protein gives MLRRAFVLAALPLSGRAQSGVLRLSVNEDYAPYSYVDQGRVLGVIPDALALVLAQALPNLKLAPLGLPWRRAQAVVQNGEADALCTFASDERRSYAEFGQQPLVTLEPHLFFRADHPRRDELSSLRERTQLKAFHLVDQRGNQWAETQFADFPQVEWVGGHDAIYRMVLAKRGDVHVALSPLVTQWRLRKLGLQAGIISVPAPYVAPAVPFHLGIRRSLPQAQEWLAAIDAQLALPRLRKQIRGIERRYAETE, from the coding sequence ATGCTGCGCCGTGCCTTCGTCCTGGCCGCCCTGCCCCTATCCGGGCGGGCGCAGTCTGGGGTGCTGCGTCTCAGCGTGAATGAGGACTACGCGCCCTATTCCTATGTCGATCAAGGCCGGGTCTTGGGCGTCATTCCGGACGCACTGGCCCTGGTGCTGGCTCAGGCTCTGCCCAATTTGAAGCTAGCGCCCCTCGGCCTGCCCTGGCGCCGCGCGCAGGCCGTGGTGCAAAACGGCGAAGCCGATGCACTGTGTACCTTTGCGTCCGACGAACGCCGCAGCTATGCCGAGTTCGGCCAGCAGCCCCTGGTCACCCTCGAACCCCATCTGTTTTTTCGCGCCGACCATCCGCGCCGCGATGAGTTAAGCAGTCTGCGTGAGCGCACCCAGCTGAAGGCCTTTCATCTGGTGGACCAGCGCGGTAACCAGTGGGCCGAGACCCAGTTTGCTGACTTTCCCCAGGTTGAGTGGGTGGGCGGGCACGACGCCATCTACCGCATGGTGCTGGCCAAACGCGGCGACGTGCATGTGGCTCTCTCCCCGCTGGTGACGCAGTGGCGGCTGCGCAAGCTGGGCCTGCAGGCCGGCATCATTTCGGTGCCCGCGCCCTATGTGGCACCCGCCGTGCCCTTTCATCTGGGCATTCGGCGCTCGCTGCCGCAGGCACAGGAATGGCTCGCCGCCATCGACGCGCAGTTGGCCTTGCCGCGCCTGCGCAAACAAATCCGTGGCATTGAACGACGCTACGCCGAGACCGAATGA
- a CDS encoding SulP family inorganic anion transporter, with translation MKVQRFHPRLLDCWHQISWSDLGAGLTVGVVALPLAMAFAIASGLPPEAGLTTAIVAGFLISMLGGSNVQIGGPAGAFIVVVYGIVERHGLGGLLLSTGMAGVLLFLMGLLRLGALVRYVPVAIIIGFTNGIAVLIGLSQLRDLFGLRIPTKMPADFFAQIETLARHASSWNPHALTLGLLGVSLMAVWPQLARAPSLRALVRLPAPIVALVGLSAAAALLQWPVETIGSRFGSIPQGLPDLRWPELSWSQAKLLVTPTLTLALLGAIESLLCARVADQMAEKIGTPITRHDPNQELMAQGLANLASPLLGGMPATGTIARSVTNVRAGARTPVAGMVHALTVAAVMALAAPLALKIPLAVLAGILLFVAWNMGEWHEFARLRHFNLPYRTVLLGTFGLTVVFDLTVAVEIGLLLACAFFIYRMGSLFRASPVAAEALPAGVQAFELYGSLFFGAVAKVEALGEQIHAGTRSVVLDLHKLVQLDSSGVDALQQLHAALRRRGVALLLADVNAQPLSLIERSGLAAELGPDHILPRLKIDAPPPS, from the coding sequence ATGAAGGTGCAGCGCTTTCATCCCCGCTTGCTGGATTGCTGGCACCAAATCAGCTGGTCCGACCTGGGGGCGGGCCTGACGGTGGGCGTGGTTGCTCTACCCTTGGCCATGGCCTTTGCCATTGCCAGCGGGCTGCCGCCCGAGGCGGGTTTGACCACGGCCATCGTGGCCGGCTTCCTGATCTCGATGCTGGGCGGCTCCAATGTGCAGATCGGTGGGCCGGCCGGGGCCTTCATCGTGGTGGTCTATGGCATCGTGGAGCGCCACGGCCTGGGCGGCTTGCTGCTTTCGACCGGCATGGCGGGTGTTCTGCTGTTCCTGATGGGGCTGCTGCGTCTAGGCGCCCTGGTGCGCTATGTGCCCGTGGCCATCATCATTGGCTTCACCAATGGCATTGCGGTGTTGATCGGACTGTCGCAGTTGCGCGATCTGTTCGGGCTGCGCATCCCGACCAAGATGCCCGCCGATTTCTTTGCGCAGATCGAGACCCTGGCCCGGCACGCCAGCAGCTGGAACCCTCACGCCCTGACGCTGGGGCTGTTGGGCGTCAGCCTGATGGCCGTATGGCCGCAGTTGGCCCGTGCCCCCTCACTGCGAGCTTTGGTGCGCCTGCCGGCCCCTATCGTGGCGCTGGTCGGGCTGAGCGCCGCCGCCGCCCTGTTGCAGTGGCCGGTCGAGACCATCGGCAGTCGCTTTGGCAGCATCCCCCAGGGCCTGCCCGATTTGCGCTGGCCTGAGCTCAGCTGGTCGCAGGCCAAGCTGCTGGTCACACCCACCCTGACCCTGGCCCTGCTGGGCGCCATTGAGTCACTGCTCTGTGCCCGGGTGGCTGATCAGATGGCGGAAAAGATCGGCACCCCGATCACCCGCCACGACCCCAACCAGGAACTGATGGCGCAAGGCTTGGCCAATCTGGCCAGCCCCTTGCTAGGTGGCATGCCGGCCACCGGCACCATCGCCCGCAGCGTCACCAATGTGCGGGCCGGCGCCCGCACGCCCGTGGCTGGCATGGTGCACGCGCTCACGGTCGCGGCCGTCATGGCCCTGGCGGCCCCGCTGGCCCTGAAGATTCCACTGGCCGTGCTGGCAGGCATCCTGCTATTCGTGGCCTGGAACATGGGCGAATGGCATGAGTTCGCCCGCCTGCGCCACTTCAATCTGCCCTATCGCACGGTGCTGCTGGGCACCTTTGGCCTGACAGTGGTGTTCGATCTCACGGTGGCGGTGGAAATCGGCCTGCTGCTGGCCTGTGCGTTCTTCATCTACCGCATGGGCAGCCTGTTTCGCGCCAGCCCGGTGGCCGCAGAGGCGCTGCCCGCCGGCGTGCAAGCCTTTGAGCTGTACGGATCCCTGTTCTTTGGGGCCGTGGCCAAGGTGGAAGCCCTGGGCGAACAGATTCATGCGGGCACCCGCTCAGTGGTGTTGGACCTGCACAAGCTGGTGCAGCTCGACAGCTCGGGCGTGGACGCGCTGCAGCAGCTCCATGCCGCACTCCGGCGCCGGGGCGTGGCCCTGCTACTGGCCGATGTGAATGCCCAACCCCTGTCTTTGATCGAACGCAGCGGTCTGGCGGCCGAGCTCGGCCCGGATCACATCCTGCCGCGGCTTAAAATCGACGCCCCTCCCCCCTCTTGA
- a CDS encoding DUF3460 family protein, which translates to MPFFWKPYTSDVTQMIQELKAKKPTLEAEQRAGRALLWDKQLDRNQQAEFGTARVPQQAYVYGSTPEAAQ; encoded by the coding sequence ATGCCCTTCTTCTGGAAGCCCTACACTTCCGACGTCACGCAAATGATCCAGGAGCTCAAGGCCAAGAAGCCGACGCTGGAGGCCGAGCAGCGCGCCGGCCGCGCCTTGCTCTGGGACAAACAGCTCGATCGCAACCAGCAGGCCGAGTTCGGAACGGCACGCGTGCCGCAGCAGGCCTACGTGTACGGGTCCACCCCCGAAGCGGCCCAATAG
- the metG gene encoding methionine--tRNA ligase — translation MTRRRQLFVTTALPYANANFHIGHIMEYTQADIWVRFQRLSGHEVHFVCADDAHGAPIMIAAEKAGLTPQAFVANIAAGRKPYLDGFHIAFDHWHSTDAPENHALSQDVYRKLRDAGLIEVRSIEQFFDPAKGMFLPDRFIKGECPKCGAKDQYGDSCESCGAVYAPTEVKNPYSVLSGATPVLKHSDHHFFRLSDPRCKEFLQAWTHEAGRLQPEVLNKIKEWFTPKEDENGQLSGGLGDWDISRDAPYFGIEIPDAPGKYFYVWLDAPVGYLASLQAHFAKIGRDVDAFLADPTTEQVHFIGKDITYFHTLFWPAMLHFSGRKTPDAVHVHGFLTVNAEKMSKSRGTGIDPLRYLEVGLDAEWLRYYLAAKLNPRVEDLDFNPEDFIARVNSDLVGKYINIASRAAGFVAKRFEGRLTADLGADGEAVVNQLQAAAAGLAEQFDGREFGKALREIMALADRVNEYVDAHKPWELAKQADKQLELHQACSTCIEAFRLLTLYLKPVLPALAAKVEAFLQIQPMVWADAAQRLGAAQIGAFQHLMQRVTPEQVEQLFVKPEPPAPIPGGEPIAAEITIDDFVKPDLRIAKIVKAERVEGSTKLLRLTLDAGEGRTRNVFSGIAGAYKPEDLEGKLTVLVANLAPRKMKFGVSEGMVLAASHADEKAVPGVFVLEPHAGAQPGMRIR, via the coding sequence ATGACGCGCCGCCGCCAGCTCTTCGTCACCACCGCCCTGCCCTACGCGAACGCGAACTTCCACATCGGGCACATCATGGAGTACACCCAGGCCGATATCTGGGTGCGCTTTCAACGGCTGTCGGGCCACGAAGTTCATTTCGTCTGTGCCGACGACGCCCACGGTGCCCCGATCATGATTGCGGCCGAAAAGGCCGGACTGACGCCGCAGGCCTTCGTGGCCAATATCGCGGCCGGCCGCAAGCCGTATCTGGACGGTTTTCACATCGCCTTTGACCACTGGCACAGCACCGACGCACCAGAAAACCACGCGCTCAGCCAAGACGTCTACCGCAAGCTGCGCGACGCCGGCCTGATCGAAGTGCGCTCCATTGAGCAGTTCTTCGACCCCGCCAAAGGCATGTTTCTGCCCGACCGCTTCATCAAGGGCGAATGCCCGAAGTGCGGGGCCAAGGACCAGTACGGCGACAGCTGCGAGAGCTGCGGCGCGGTCTATGCGCCGACCGAGGTGAAGAACCCCTATTCGGTGCTCAGCGGCGCCACGCCGGTGCTCAAGCACAGCGACCACCACTTCTTCCGCTTAAGTGACCCGCGCTGCAAGGAGTTTCTGCAGGCCTGGACACACGAAGCCGGTCGCCTTCAGCCCGAGGTGCTGAACAAGATCAAGGAATGGTTCACGCCCAAGGAGGATGAGAACGGGCAACTCTCGGGCGGCCTGGGCGACTGGGACATCAGCCGCGACGCCCCCTATTTCGGCATCGAGATCCCCGACGCGCCGGGCAAATACTTCTATGTGTGGCTGGACGCACCGGTGGGCTATCTGGCCTCGCTGCAAGCCCACTTCGCCAAGATCGGACGGGACGTCGATGCCTTCCTGGCCGACCCGACCACCGAGCAGGTGCACTTCATCGGCAAGGACATCACCTACTTCCACACCCTGTTCTGGCCGGCCATGCTGCACTTCAGCGGCCGCAAGACGCCGGACGCCGTGCATGTGCATGGTTTCCTGACGGTGAACGCCGAGAAGATGAGCAAGAGCCGCGGCACCGGCATCGACCCGCTGCGCTACCTGGAAGTGGGGCTGGATGCCGAGTGGCTGCGCTACTACCTGGCCGCCAAGCTCAACCCGCGCGTCGAAGACCTGGACTTCAACCCCGAGGACTTCATCGCCCGTGTCAATTCCGATCTGGTCGGCAAGTACATCAACATCGCCAGCCGCGCCGCCGGCTTTGTGGCCAAGCGCTTTGAGGGCCGACTGACTGCCGACCTGGGTGCCGATGGCGAGGCGGTGGTCAATCAACTGCAGGCCGCCGCCGCCGGCTTGGCCGAGCAATTCGATGGCCGCGAGTTCGGCAAGGCCCTGCGCGAGATCATGGCCCTGGCCGACCGCGTCAACGAGTACGTGGACGCCCACAAGCCCTGGGAGCTGGCCAAACAGGCCGACAAACAGTTGGAGTTGCACCAGGCCTGCTCGACCTGCATCGAAGCCTTCCGCCTGCTCACGCTTTACCTGAAGCCCGTGCTGCCGGCGCTGGCGGCCAAGGTCGAAGCCTTCTTGCAAATCCAGCCCATGGTATGGGCCGACGCCGCCCAGCGCCTCGGTGCCGCGCAGATTGGCGCCTTCCAGCACCTGATGCAGCGCGTCACGCCCGAGCAGGTCGAACAACTCTTCGTCAAACCCGAGCCGCCCGCACCGATCCCGGGCGGTGAGCCGATCGCTGCCGAGATCACCATCGATGACTTCGTCAAACCCGATCTGCGCATCGCCAAGATCGTCAAGGCCGAGCGCGTCGAGGGCTCGACCAAGCTGCTGCGCCTGACCCTGGACGCCGGCGAGGGCCGCACCCGCAACGTCTTCAGCGGCATTGCCGGGGCCTACAAGCCGGAAGACCTGGAAGGCAAACTCACCGTGCTGGTGGCCAATCTGGCACCGCGCAAGATGAAGTTCGGCGTCAGCGAGGGCATGGTGCTGGCGGCCAGCCACGCCGACGAGAAGGCGGTGCCCGGCGTCTTCGTGCTGGAGCCCCATGCCGGCGCGCAACCGGGCATGCGCATTCGGTAA
- a CDS encoding segregation and condensation protein A, translating to MPATTFDPNTADVAAPLDEPQIVDQVALATLYGEPLFQLPQDLYIPPDALEVFLEAFQGPLDLLLYLIRKQNFNIFDIPLADVTVQYLGYVEQIRKHNLELAAEYLLMAAMLIEIKSRMLLPVRQSDDGGEAEDPRAELVRRLLDYERIKIGALKLDELPLLGRDFWCPSVEADFSAAPTFEAVRPEDLAQAWRELLARAKLHQHHRITREQLSVREHMSIVLRRLQGQRYLGFEDLFEIERGPQVLVVTFIAMLELTREGLLQLTQAEAFAPIYVRLFQREVSAPVNAPSD from the coding sequence ATGCCTGCCACCACCTTTGACCCAAATACCGCCGACGTAGCTGCGCCGCTAGACGAGCCGCAGATCGTCGACCAGGTGGCCTTGGCCACCCTTTATGGCGAGCCGCTGTTCCAGCTGCCGCAGGATCTCTACATCCCACCCGATGCGCTGGAAGTTTTCCTGGAGGCCTTTCAAGGCCCTCTGGACCTGCTTCTCTACCTGATCCGCAAGCAGAACTTCAACATCTTTGACATCCCGCTGGCGGACGTGACCGTCCAGTACCTGGGCTATGTCGAGCAGATTCGCAAGCACAACCTGGAGTTGGCCGCCGAGTACCTGCTGATGGCGGCGATGCTGATCGAGATCAAGTCGCGCATGCTGCTGCCGGTGCGGCAGAGCGACGACGGGGGCGAAGCCGAGGACCCACGCGCTGAACTGGTGCGGCGCCTGCTGGACTACGAGCGCATCAAGATCGGTGCGCTCAAACTCGATGAGTTGCCGCTCTTGGGCCGGGACTTCTGGTGCCCCAGCGTCGAAGCCGATTTCAGCGCCGCCCCCACCTTCGAGGCAGTGCGCCCCGAGGATCTGGCTCAGGCCTGGCGCGAACTGCTCGCGCGGGCCAAGCTGCACCAGCACCATCGCATCACGCGCGAGCAGCTTTCGGTGCGCGAGCACATGAGCATCGTGCTGCGCCGCTTGCAAGGGCAGCGCTACCTGGGATTTGAAGATCTGTTTGAGATCGAGCGCGGCCCCCAGGTGCTGGTGGTGACCTTCATTGCCATGCTGGAGCTGACCCGCGAGGGCCTGTTGCAGCTGACCCAGGCCGAGGCCTTCGCGCCCATCTACGTGCGGCTGTTCCAGCGCGAAGTCAGCGCCCCAGTCAACGCCCCATCTGACTGA